The Oryctolagus cuniculus chromosome 5, mOryCun1.1, whole genome shotgun sequence genome includes a region encoding these proteins:
- the TSPYL4 gene encoding testis-specific Y-encoded-like protein 4 — protein MSNLQGDNKLPLSEAPALAAPDHTPGGADLNQCEGFCAGTEETQAMADTGGVGVESAAEGGAPRDPVDCGPALCLRVAANSGGAVSKAGQEDAVTPTKGLEAGSASVAADNSQKNGCQREEPRSSAGQKALEAGGAGGLGSQMLPGAKAKEMTKKCAIAVAEGKEGEAEVGMEEKKAAPKEKKVVGGAKEEARPRAPKINNCMDSLEAIDQELSNVNAQADRAFLQLERKFGRMRRLHMQRRSFIIQNIPGFWVTAFRNHPQLSPMISGQDEDMMRYMINLEVEELKHPRAGCKFKFIFQSNPYFRNEGVVKEYERRSSGRVVSLSTPIRWHRGQDPQAQIHRNREGNTIPSFFNWFSDHSLLEFDRIAEIIKGELWSNPLQYYLMGDGSRRGIRGPPRQPVESPRSFRFQSG, from the coding sequence ATGAGCAACCTCCAGGGGGACAATAAGCTCCCTCTTTCTGAAGCCCCGGCCCTCGCTGCTCCCGACCATACTCCAGGAGGTGCGGACCTAAACCAGTGCGAGGGATTCTGTGCGGGAACAGAAGAGACACAGGCAATGGCGGACACAGGTGGGGTCGGTGTGGAAAGCGCTGCGGAGGGAGGTGCACCCCGGGATCCCGTGGACTGCGGTCCCGCGCTCTGCCTGCGCGTTGCTGCGAATAGCGGCGGTGCGGTGAGCAAAGCAGGACAGGAAGATGCTGTGACTCCCACGAAGGGCTTGGAAGCCGGCTCTGCCTCCGTGGCAGCAGACAACAGCCAGAAAAATGGCTGTCAGCGTGAAGAGCCGCGCAGCTCTGCTGGGCAGAAGGCTCTAGAAGCCGGTGGCGCAGGGGGGTTGGGGTCTCAGATGCTGCCCGGGGCGAAGGCCAAGGAAATGACTAAAAAGTGCGCCATCGCTGTggcagagggaaaggagggagaagctgaggtGGGGATGGAGGAAAAGAAGGCGGCACCGAAGGAAAAGAAGGTGGTAGGAGGGGCGAAAGAGGAGGCTCGTCCCAGGGCGCCAAAGATCAATAATTGCATGGACTCGCTGGAGGCCATCGATCAGGAGCTGTCTAACGTAAATGCCCAGGCAGACAGGGCCTTTCTTCAGTTGGAGCGTAAGTTTGGCCGGATGCGAAGGCTTCATATGCAGCGCAGGAGCTTCATTATCCAAAATATCCCAGGTTTCTGGGTCACTGCCTTTCGGAACCACCCCCAGCTGTCACCTATGATCAGCGGCCAAGATGAAGACATGATGAGGTACATGATTaatttggaagtggaggagcttaAACATCCCAGAGCAGGCTGCAAATTCAAGTTCATCTTTCAGAGCAACCCCTACTTCCGAAACGAGGGGGTTGTCAAGGAATATGAGCGCAGATCCTCTGGCCGGGTGGTGTCTCTCTCCACTCCAATCCGCTGGCACCGAGGCCAAGACCCCCAGGCTCAAATTCACAGGAACCGGGAAGGGAACACTATCCCCAGTTTCTTTAACTGGTTCTCGGATCACAGCCTCCTAGAGTTCGACAGGATTGCTGAGATTATCAAAGGGGAACTGTGGTCCAATCCCCTACAGTACTACCTGATGGGTGACGGGTCCCGCCGAGGAATTCGCGGCCCACCAAGGCAGCCAGTGGAAAGCCCCCGGTCCTTCAGGTTCCAGTCTGGCTAA